A window of Desulfocurvibacter africanus subsp. africanus DSM 2603 contains these coding sequences:
- a CDS encoding phage protease, whose amino-acid sequence MVHDGYTGTMLHLSIALNSESTAQGLRMALNVELPGGNVPEWVQLIPAGPTVTGQDGRSWKFGEVEARSVQAWFSARKGAPMLIDWEHASEHLAPKGHEAPAAGWVTALELRDGALWGRVEWTERAAAQIARREYRFLSPVFLHTQEDRRILRLVSAGLTNVPNFLSTALNQRQEVHMDLTALIAALGLQSGSTLEQAVTAINTMRAELTTAKADLVTARNQAQAAPSLDKFVPREDYDKAVTKAKNATDELAAFRKAQADAEVDAEIEAALKAGKITPATREYHKAQCQTEGGLARFKEFVKAAPTIAGESGLEGKKPEGQAKALNAEERKIAEMFGNTPEDLVKYGQA is encoded by the coding sequence ATGGTCCATGACGGTTACACCGGGACCATGCTGCATCTATCCATCGCCCTAAACTCCGAGTCTACCGCCCAGGGCCTGCGCATGGCGCTCAATGTCGAGCTGCCAGGCGGCAATGTGCCTGAATGGGTCCAGCTTATTCCGGCCGGGCCCACGGTCACCGGCCAGGACGGCCGCTCCTGGAAGTTCGGCGAGGTCGAGGCCAGGAGCGTGCAGGCTTGGTTCTCCGCCCGCAAGGGAGCGCCCATGCTCATCGACTGGGAGCACGCCTCGGAGCATCTCGCGCCTAAGGGGCATGAGGCCCCGGCCGCCGGATGGGTAACCGCCCTGGAGCTGCGAGACGGCGCTCTTTGGGGCCGCGTGGAGTGGACCGAGCGGGCCGCCGCCCAGATCGCCCGCCGCGAGTACCGTTTCCTGTCACCGGTCTTCCTGCACACGCAGGAGGATCGCCGCATTCTCAGGCTGGTTTCCGCCGGCTTGACCAATGTCCCAAACTTTTTGTCCACGGCGCTCAACCAGCGCCAGGAGGTGCACATGGATCTGACCGCACTTATTGCGGCACTGGGCCTGCAGTCCGGCTCCACGTTGGAGCAGGCCGTGACTGCCATCAACACCATGAGGGCCGAGCTGACTACCGCCAAGGCCGACCTGGTTACGGCCAGGAACCAGGCCCAGGCCGCCCCGAGCCTCGACAAGTTCGTGCCCCGCGAGGACTACGACAAAGCCGTGACCAAGGCCAAGAATGCCACGGACGAGCTGGCTGCCTTCAGGAAGGCCCAGGCCGACGCCGAGGTCGATGCCGAGATCGAAGCCGCGCTCAAGGCCGGCAAGATCACTCCGGCCACGCGCGAGTATCACAAGGCCCAGTGCCAGACCGAGGGCGGCCTGGCCAGGTTCAAGGAGTTCGTCAAGGCGGCTCCGACCATCGCCGGCGAATCCGGCCTGGAAGGCAAGAAGCCCGAGGGCCAGGCCAAGGCGCTCAACGCCGAGGAACGCAAGATCGCCGAGATGTTCGGCAACACGCCAGAAGACCTGGTCAAGTACGGCCAGGCCTAG
- a CDS encoding phage minor head protein: protein MAKPSDYPPRPGFSFPGVPPKEALEYFDRKKSKPSFSYLDVWREEHATNFVVAKAMELDVRTSIREEVRRVMAEGRTFAQFQKDLKPRLMELGWWGRKEMTDPLTGETREVQLGSPRRLRTIYQTNLRTARAAGQWERIERTKASLPYLLYQLGPSREHRPEHMAWHGLLLPVDDPFWGSHMPPNGWGCKCRVRQVTKAEAERLKQDGVQIPGAQELDPETGLPTGRLVKRRMPVRTDSPRITRREWINKRTGEVQRVPVGIDPGWDYNPGVAGRLGQALEHMAGKLEAAHRADAASSVRDLVRSPVFGEWMRNPRGEFPLAVVSDADAARIQAQAHVVRFSRESWEKQNREHPEIMPEEYAAVQEAVERGSAIQDGGKSLVYLLEDAAGYVAVVKATLSGKALYLTSFRRLSRDAVKRDETIRRLLRKEKKGEEK from the coding sequence ATGGCCAAGCCCAGCGACTACCCGCCCCGGCCAGGCTTCAGCTTTCCTGGCGTGCCGCCCAAGGAAGCCCTGGAGTACTTCGACCGTAAGAAGTCAAAGCCGAGCTTCAGCTATCTGGACGTCTGGCGCGAGGAGCACGCCACAAATTTTGTGGTGGCAAAGGCCATGGAGCTGGACGTGCGCACTTCCATCCGCGAGGAAGTTCGGCGTGTTATGGCCGAAGGCCGCACGTTCGCCCAGTTCCAAAAGGACCTCAAGCCGCGCCTGATGGAGCTGGGCTGGTGGGGCCGCAAGGAGATGACGGACCCGCTGACCGGCGAAACCCGCGAGGTGCAGCTTGGCAGTCCGCGCCGGCTGCGCACGATATACCAGACCAACCTGCGCACGGCGCGCGCCGCCGGCCAGTGGGAGCGTATAGAACGCACCAAGGCGAGCCTGCCGTACCTGCTCTATCAGCTCGGCCCAAGCCGCGAGCACCGCCCCGAGCACATGGCCTGGCACGGTCTGCTGCTGCCCGTGGATGATCCCTTCTGGGGCTCGCACATGCCGCCCAATGGCTGGGGCTGCAAGTGCCGCGTGCGCCAGGTCACCAAGGCCGAAGCCGAGCGGCTCAAGCAGGACGGCGTGCAGATCCCCGGCGCCCAGGAGCTGGACCCGGAAACAGGCCTGCCCACGGGCCGTCTGGTCAAGCGGCGCATGCCCGTGCGCACCGACTCTCCCAGGATCACCAGGCGCGAGTGGATCAACAAGCGCACCGGCGAGGTGCAGCGCGTGCCTGTCGGCATCGACCCAGGCTGGGACTACAATCCTGGAGTCGCCGGCCGGCTCGGCCAGGCCCTGGAGCATATGGCTGGCAAGCTGGAGGCGGCGCACAGGGCCGACGCGGCAAGTAGCGTGCGCGACCTGGTGCGCTCGCCCGTGTTCGGGGAGTGGATGCGCAACCCGCGCGGCGAGTTCCCGCTTGCCGTGGTCTCGGACGCCGATGCCGCGCGCATCCAGGCTCAAGCCCATGTGGTGCGCTTCTCCCGCGAGAGCTGGGAAAAGCAGAACCGGGAGCACCCGGAGATCATGCCCGAGGAGTACGCGGCCGTGCAGGAGGCCGTGGAACGCGGAAGCGCCATCCAGGACGGCGGCAAGAGCCTGGTCTACCTCCTGGAGGACGCGGCAGGCTATGTGGCCGTGGTCAAGGCCACGCTCAGCGGCAAGGCTCTTTACCTGACGAGTTTCCGGCGGCTGAGCCGCGACGCGGTCAAGCGCGACGAGACTATCCGAAGACTGCTGCGCAAGGAGAAGAAGGGTGAGGAGAAGTAA
- a CDS encoding thermonuclease family protein translates to MRNLILIILILALQACTPTVQPDLPAGAWVGIVDQVYDGDTLTVIDPERGRVRVRLYGVDCPELRQAGGIQARDTARRLLLQKSVIVQTIDVDRYGRNVARVRVQDSDVSEALVKAGHAWVYGRYCRIEACRSWADLQEQAQGQGLGLWTDPAPIAPWAWRKSKH, encoded by the coding sequence ATGCGCAACCTCATCCTGATTATCCTGATCCTGGCGCTGCAGGCCTGTACCCCGACCGTTCAGCCGGATCTGCCTGCGGGAGCGTGGGTCGGCATTGTCGACCAGGTGTACGACGGCGACACGCTGACCGTGATCGATCCGGAGCGCGGCCGCGTCCGGGTCAGGCTGTACGGCGTCGACTGCCCGGAGCTGAGGCAGGCAGGCGGCATTCAGGCGCGCGACACTGCCCGCAGGCTGCTGTTGCAGAAGTCGGTCATCGTCCAGACCATTGACGTTGACCGCTACGGACGAAACGTGGCCAGGGTCCGCGTGCAGGATTCGGACGTGTCCGAGGCCCTGGTCAAGGCCGGGCATGCCTGGGTCTATGGGCGCTACTGCCGCATCGAGGCGTGCCGCTCCTGGGCGGACCTCCAGGAGCAGGCTCAAGGCCAAGGCCTTGGCCTGTGGACCGATCCGGCGCCCATTGCGCCCTGGGCGTGGCGTAAAAGCAAGCATTGA
- a CDS encoding 3TM-type holin, whose protein sequence is MSVIGFLTDLLTPVNKVIDKFTSDKERLEAQAALVRLEVQLSERMLQYETQLMDARSKAIAAEAAGHGWLQRNWRPLTMLTFLCLIIADCLGYLSTPLPTRVWDIIELGLGGYVIGRSAEKVLPKLAEAFKSKGKD, encoded by the coding sequence ATGAGCGTCATCGGCTTCCTTACCGACCTGCTCACGCCGGTGAACAAGGTCATCGACAAGTTCACGAGCGATAAGGAGCGCCTGGAGGCCCAAGCGGCCTTGGTCAGGCTGGAGGTGCAGCTATCCGAGCGCATGCTCCAGTACGAGACTCAGCTCATGGACGCCAGGTCCAAGGCGATCGCCGCCGAGGCCGCTGGGCACGGCTGGCTGCAGCGCAATTGGCGACCACTGACCATGCTGACCTTCCTCTGCCTGATCATCGCCGATTGCCTGGGCTATCTGTCCACGCCGCTGCCGACTCGCGTGTGGGACATCATCGAGCTTGGCCTGGGCGGCTACGTCATCGGCCGTTCGGCCGAGAAGGTCCTGCCCAAGCTGGCCGAGGCCTTCAAGAGCAAGGGCAAGGACTGA
- a CDS encoding phage virion morphogenesis protein — MSVALQVDLSGIDRLAKRLERLRHLDTRGLLDDIGATVEAQARERIASEKESPEGEPWQAWSERYRLTRVGDKSLLSDQGHLYDSITHTQGIVGDTVEVGTNLVYAAIHQFGGQAGRRGSATIPARPYLGLSEGNVSDLARLVDDWADGQMEAL, encoded by the coding sequence GTGAGTGTCGCCCTGCAGGTGGACCTGTCCGGCATAGACCGCCTGGCCAAGCGCCTGGAGCGGCTGCGCCATCTCGATACGCGCGGGCTCCTGGATGACATCGGCGCGACGGTCGAGGCCCAGGCCAGGGAGCGCATCGCAAGCGAGAAGGAGAGCCCCGAGGGAGAGCCTTGGCAGGCCTGGTCGGAACGCTACCGCCTGACCAGGGTTGGAGACAAAAGCCTGCTCTCCGACCAGGGGCACCTGTACGACTCTATTACTCACACCCAAGGAATCGTCGGCGATACCGTCGAGGTGGGAACGAATCTGGTCTATGCCGCGATCCACCAGTTCGGCGGCCAGGCCGGCCGCAGGGGCTCGGCAACCATCCCGGCCAGGCCGTACCTTGGCCTGTCCGAGGGCAATGTCAGCGACCTGGCCCGCCTGGTGGACGATTGGGCGGACGGGCAGATGGAGGCACTGTGA
- a CDS encoding regulatory protein GemA: MNAALKTTKHVKERSALGKSLLAKVHVAKKQLGLSDDDYRAVLLEQFGQDSAGQLSDGQLRKLIAHFRGLGWQDAPKARSKADAHGRPGNLNRKGYNSRTAMMKKIEAMLAEKGTDENGFIPWSYAASILKRQCGVERLEFASPEQLSGVIAALYRDAQRKGRETE, from the coding sequence ATGAATGCCGCCCTGAAGACCACCAAGCACGTCAAGGAGCGCTCCGCCCTGGGCAAGTCCCTGCTCGCCAAGGTCCACGTGGCCAAGAAGCAGCTTGGTCTGTCCGATGACGATTACCGGGCCGTGCTCCTGGAGCAGTTCGGCCAGGACTCGGCCGGGCAGCTCTCCGACGGCCAGCTGCGCAAGCTCATCGCCCACTTCCGGGGTCTTGGCTGGCAGGATGCGCCCAAGGCCAGGAGCAAGGCCGATGCCCACGGCCGGCCAGGGAACCTGAACCGCAAGGGCTATAACTCCCGCACGGCCATGATGAAGAAGATCGAGGCCATGCTGGCCGAGAAGGGAACCGACGAGAATGGGTTCATCCCCTGGAGCTACGCGGCCTCGATCCTCAAGCGCCAGTGCGGCGTGGAGCGCCTGGAGTTCGCTTCGCCCGAGCAGCTCTCGGGCGTCATCGCAGCCCTGTACCGGGACGCGCAGCGCAAAGGCAGGGAGACGGAATGA
- a CDS encoding Mu-like prophage major head subunit gpT family protein codes for MKRAFNTLCIWALLLVAAVLAFPVEAAAELTRPDGLGLALAGFGGLLVNKAAIENVFINLKTTFHKAFQDVKPLWSKVAMLVPSTGSQNDYTWLSNFPRMRKWVGDKVVKALAAFKYTIVNDDFEATVEVRRNDIEDDNLGIYAPQAQMAGWSAAQLPDEIVFDLVNAGFTSLCYDGQYFFDTDHPVGDASVSNKGTAALSAATLALAQASYGAARTAMGKFKDDEGRPLGVTPSVLLVPPALEDTARALVTVDRLEDGKPNPYKGTAEVVVAPRLTSDTAWFLLDTTKPVKPLVYQERKKPVFVQQTDSNADDVFNRAVYKFGAEARASGGYAFWQLAYGSTGQG; via the coding sequence ATGAAACGCGCATTCAACACCCTGTGCATCTGGGCCCTGCTGCTCGTCGCGGCCGTGCTCGCGTTCCCGGTCGAGGCAGCTGCCGAGCTGACCCGCCCGGACGGTCTGGGGCTGGCCCTGGCCGGCTTCGGTGGCCTGCTGGTCAACAAGGCTGCCATCGAAAACGTCTTCATCAACCTGAAGACCACCTTCCACAAGGCCTTTCAGGACGTGAAGCCCTTGTGGAGCAAGGTGGCCATGCTCGTGCCCTCCACCGGCAGCCAGAACGACTACACCTGGCTGTCCAACTTCCCGCGCATGCGCAAATGGGTCGGCGACAAGGTCGTCAAGGCGCTTGCGGCCTTCAAGTACACCATCGTCAACGACGACTTTGAAGCTACCGTCGAGGTGCGGCGCAACGACATCGAGGACGATAACCTGGGCATCTACGCGCCCCAGGCGCAGATGGCCGGCTGGTCCGCCGCGCAGCTGCCCGACGAGATCGTCTTTGACCTCGTCAACGCCGGCTTCACATCCCTGTGCTACGACGGCCAATACTTCTTCGACACCGACCATCCCGTGGGTGACGCAAGCGTGAGCAACAAGGGCACCGCCGCCCTGAGCGCCGCGACGCTCGCCCTGGCTCAGGCCAGCTACGGCGCGGCCCGCACGGCTATGGGCAAGTTCAAGGACGATGAAGGCCGGCCGCTTGGCGTCACGCCCAGCGTGCTGCTCGTGCCGCCCGCCCTGGAGGACACGGCCCGCGCCCTGGTCACCGTGGACCGGCTCGAAGACGGCAAGCCGAACCCCTACAAGGGTACTGCCGAGGTCGTTGTGGCCCCGCGCCTGACCTCCGATACCGCCTGGTTCCTCCTAGATACGACCAAGCCGGTCAAGCCGCTTGTCTACCAGGAGCGCAAGAAGCCCGTCTTCGTGCAGCAGACCGACTCGAACGCCGACGACGTGTTCAACCGGGCCGTCTACAAGTTCGGGGCCGAGGCGCGCGCATCCGGCGGCTATGCCTTCTGGCAGCTGGCCTACGGCAGCACCGGCCAGGGCTAG
- a CDS encoding HI1506-related protein, with product MSTQNQTQAAPEFVEAVRVVAKRDGFRRAGRAWSASGTVVKRSELTEKQIDALCAEPNLVVQFTEIPAEPRAEDKPKAEDEAAKKPEAKESGKAKEKK from the coding sequence ATGAGCACCCAGAATCAGACCCAAGCCGCGCCTGAGTTTGTCGAGGCCGTGCGCGTGGTGGCCAAGCGGGACGGGTTCCGCCGGGCCGGCCGCGCCTGGTCCGCCTCGGGCACGGTAGTCAAGCGTTCGGAGCTGACTGAGAAGCAGATCGACGCCTTGTGCGCCGAGCCGAACCTGGTTGTCCAGTTCACGGAGATCCCGGCCGAGCCCAGGGCGGAAGACAAGCCCAAGGCCGAGGATGAGGCCGCCAAGAAGCCAGAGGCCAAGGAGTCCGGCAAGGCCAAGGAGAAGAAGTAA
- a CDS encoding Mor transcription activator family protein produces MTNALQDAPLSALPESLRELVDLIGLPASLKLVERWGGITAVYVPKDMTPGHDLARELGFPAALKLSKIYGGDCLRNIPRCAGALRNARDRQVLRLRADGLAPRDIAPQVGLTERWVWEILNRAGEAERSRQIMLPGIG; encoded by the coding sequence ATGACGAACGCACTTCAAGACGCGCCCCTTTCCGCTCTTCCCGAGAGCCTGCGCGAGCTGGTGGACCTCATTGGCCTGCCGGCCTCGCTCAAGCTCGTGGAGCGTTGGGGCGGGATCACGGCCGTGTACGTGCCCAAGGACATGACGCCTGGCCATGATCTGGCGCGCGAGCTGGGATTCCCGGCCGCGCTCAAGCTGTCGAAGATCTACGGCGGCGACTGCCTGCGCAACATCCCGCGTTGCGCGGGTGCCCTGCGCAACGCCCGCGATCGCCAGGTCCTGCGCCTGCGCGCCGATGGCCTGGCCCCGAGGGACATAGCGCCCCAGGTAGGGCTGACAGAGAGGTGGGTGTGGGAAATCCTGAACCGCGCCGGCGAAGCCGAGCGCAGCAGGCAGATCATGCTGCCTGGGATCGGTTGA
- a CDS encoding DUF3486 family protein has translation MPRPSSIETLPPDVLERLQELLRDPRVTQLEVTKRINELLAAEGFPGRVSKSAVNRYAQRMEEVGAKLRQAREVAEMWIGKLGAVPQGQVGQLVNELLRTLAFELSLKMQEGEMSAEEAPAVAKIIRDMAVGMEKLERAASENLKREEDIRRQAAEEAASKAEKIAKKRGLSKEAVQELRREILGVPS, from the coding sequence ATGCCACGGCCGTCCAGCATCGAAACCCTGCCGCCGGATGTCCTGGAGCGCCTCCAGGAGCTGCTCCGAGATCCGCGCGTCACCCAGCTTGAGGTGACGAAGCGGATCAATGAGCTTTTGGCCGCCGAAGGCTTTCCCGGCCGGGTGAGCAAGAGCGCGGTCAACCGCTATGCCCAGCGCATGGAAGAGGTCGGGGCCAAGCTGCGCCAGGCGCGCGAGGTGGCCGAGATGTGGATCGGCAAGCTCGGGGCCGTGCCCCAGGGCCAGGTCGGCCAGCTCGTCAACGAGCTGCTGCGCACGCTGGCCTTCGAGCTGTCGCTCAAGATGCAGGAAGGCGAGATGAGCGCCGAGGAAGCCCCGGCCGTGGCCAAGATCATCCGCGACATGGCCGTGGGCATGGAGAAGCTGGAGCGCGCGGCCAGCGAGAACCTCAAGCGCGAGGAGGACATCCGGCGGCAGGCGGCCGAGGAGGCCGCGAGCAAGGCCGAGAAGATCGCCAAGAAGCGCGGCCTGTCCAAGGAGGCCGTGCAGGAGCTGCGCCGCGAAATCCTCGGGGTGCCGTCGTGA
- a CDS encoding DUF935 domain-containing protein yields MADPTLFDHLGRPIRRQELTREHAAPSLMGVRQVWDAAVVTSGLTPERLASILRDAAQGDHRAYLTLAEEMEERDAHYASVLATRKRALAGLEGAVEAASDEQADVDLADEVRELVRRPAFGDLLSDLLDGLGKGFAVVEVMWNRSSSKWTPARYEWRDPRHFIFDLEDGRTLRLLDEADMMRGIPLAPYKFITHVPKLKSGLPVRGGLARLAAVSFMCKSYALSDWMAFAEVFGMPLRLGRYGASASEDDIRKLVTAVANIGTDAAAVVPESMKIEFIEAGKAAGGHELFQRLAEWLDKQVSKAILGQTMTSDDGASLAQAKVHNDVRLDILAADARQLADTLNRDLVIPYIQLNHGPRERYPRLRLPVPEPEDLTTLADVLAKLVPLGLRVEASVVRDKLGLPDPEEGAEVLAQAQPAGLATAENRQRKALNQGIPAPRSEPDEIDELEAEALGEWEQLAAPVINPVLKLAEEAGSFEEFLAKLPELAGTMDSTVLARDLAEAAFKARGLGDAGGEA; encoded by the coding sequence ATGGCTGACCCCACGCTCTTTGATCACCTGGGCCGGCCCATCCGCCGCCAGGAGCTGACCCGCGAGCATGCTGCGCCGTCGCTCATGGGCGTGCGCCAGGTCTGGGACGCGGCAGTGGTCACCTCTGGGCTTACGCCCGAGCGCCTTGCGTCCATCCTGCGCGATGCGGCCCAGGGAGACCACCGCGCCTATCTGACCCTGGCCGAGGAGATGGAGGAACGGGACGCGCACTATGCAAGCGTCCTGGCCACGCGCAAGCGGGCCTTGGCCGGTCTTGAAGGCGCGGTTGAAGCGGCAAGCGACGAGCAGGCCGACGTGGATCTGGCCGACGAGGTGCGCGAGTTGGTGCGCCGGCCAGCCTTCGGTGACCTCCTGTCCGACCTCCTGGACGGGCTGGGCAAGGGCTTTGCCGTGGTCGAGGTCATGTGGAACCGCTCATCCTCGAAATGGACGCCCGCGCGCTATGAATGGCGCGATCCCAGGCACTTCATCTTCGACCTGGAGGACGGCCGCACCCTGCGCCTGCTGGATGAGGCCGACATGATGCGCGGCATCCCGCTTGCGCCGTACAAGTTCATCACCCACGTGCCCAAGCTCAAGAGCGGCCTGCCCGTGCGCGGCGGCCTGGCCAGGCTCGCGGCCGTGTCTTTCATGTGCAAGAGCTACGCGCTTTCGGACTGGATGGCCTTTGCCGAGGTCTTCGGCATGCCGCTTCGCCTTGGACGCTACGGCGCGAGCGCAAGCGAGGACGATATCCGCAAGCTCGTCACGGCCGTGGCCAACATCGGCACGGACGCGGCCGCCGTCGTTCCCGAGTCCATGAAGATCGAGTTTATCGAGGCCGGCAAGGCCGCCGGCGGCCACGAGCTGTTCCAGCGTCTTGCCGAGTGGCTGGATAAGCAGGTCAGCAAGGCAATCCTCGGCCAGACCATGACCTCCGATGACGGCGCAAGCCTGGCCCAGGCCAAGGTGCACAACGACGTGCGCCTGGACATCCTGGCCGCCGACGCAAGGCAGCTCGCCGATACGCTCAACCGCGACCTGGTCATCCCTTACATCCAGCTGAACCACGGCCCACGGGAGCGTTATCCGCGCCTGCGCCTGCCGGTGCCCGAGCCCGAGGACCTGACGACCCTGGCCGACGTGCTGGCCAAGCTCGTGCCGCTTGGCCTGCGCGTCGAGGCCAGCGTGGTCCGTGACAAGCTCGGACTGCCTGACCCGGAGGAAGGCGCCGAGGTGCTTGCCCAGGCCCAGCCCGCCGGGCTGGCCACCGCCGAGAACCGGCAGCGCAAGGCCCTTAATCAGGGCATCCCCGCGCCAAGGAGTGAACCCGACGAGATCGACGAGCTGGAGGCCGAGGCCCTGGGCGAATGGGAGCAGCTCGCAGCGCCAGTGATCAACCCCGTACTCAAGCTGGCCGAGGAGGCCGGGAGCTTCGAGGAGTTTCTGGCCAAGCTGCCCGAGCTGGCCGGCACGATGGATTCCACCGTCCTGGCTAGGGACCTGGCCGAGGCGGCCTTCAAGGCCAGAGGCCTGGGTGATGCAGGGGGTGAAGCCTGA
- a CDS encoding gp436 family protein — MSYASQQDIVDRYGEEALVLLADRDNDGVADPDVIAQTLADADAEIDAYLAARYQLPLATVPAVLKRLAVDIVVYRLAADAGTGTEERRQRYEDAVDLLKRISTGQASLGLAEAPASTGGGVHMTSGPRRFGRSGGLL, encoded by the coding sequence ATGTCCTACGCTTCGCAGCAGGACATCGTTGATCGCTACGGCGAGGAGGCTTTGGTCCTCCTCGCCGACCGCGACAATGACGGCGTGGCCGATCCGGACGTGATCGCCCAGACCCTGGCCGACGCGGACGCCGAGATCGACGCCTATCTGGCCGCCCGCTACCAGCTGCCGCTGGCCACGGTCCCGGCCGTGCTCAAGCGCCTGGCCGTGGACATCGTGGTCTACCGCCTGGCTGCGGATGCTGGCACGGGCACCGAGGAGCGCCGGCAGCGCTACGAGGACGCCGTTGACCTCCTGAAACGCATCTCCACGGGCCAGGCGTCCCTGGGCTTGGCCGAGGCTCCGGCCTCGACCGGCGGTGGCGTGCACATGACGAGCGGCCCGCGCCGCTTCGGACGCAGTGGAGGCCTGCTGTGA
- a CDS encoding helix-turn-helix domain-containing protein, with protein MICAILGREAFPGECAEVKLGLDLDSRRVLCGSCGSEDTPAPMPEFFEEPQQTQEPVAVAIGRRLRALRESLGLSQYELADAMGVAQVTVSGWERGVLKLKDEHLQAVCSFGGVRPAWLLCLGDEQEKSESDIQPVESVQPKPLAEAVPELDVATLARAVREALPEAEACALGLEYLAGLCRSDVIQVEAMLASLGMTIFKAPVQFKDELQKALSVSKKLRAWAERESA; from the coding sequence GTGATCTGTGCCATCCTGGGACGCGAGGCCTTCCCCGGCGAGTGCGCAGAGGTGAAGCTTGGTCTGGATCTGGATTCGCGTCGGGTCCTGTGCGGCTCATGCGGCAGTGAGGACACCCCGGCTCCGATGCCGGAGTTTTTCGAGGAGCCGCAGCAGACCCAAGAGCCAGTGGCCGTGGCCATCGGCAGGCGCTTGCGGGCCCTGCGTGAGTCGCTTGGCCTAAGCCAATACGAATTGGCGGACGCAATGGGCGTGGCTCAGGTGACAGTCAGCGGCTGGGAACGTGGAGTCCTGAAGCTGAAGGACGAACACCTCCAAGCCGTCTGCTCCTTTGGTGGCGTCCGGCCGGCATGGCTGCTTTGTCTCGGAGACGAGCAAGAGAAGAGCGAGTCGGACATCCAGCCAGTTGAGTCCGTCCAGCCAAAACCTCTAGCCGAAGCCGTTCCCGAACTCGACGTGGCCACGCTGGCCAGGGCTGTGCGCGAGGCGCTGCCCGAGGCTGAGGCCTGCGCCCTGGGACTGGAGTACTTGGCCGGGCTCTGCCGCTCAGACGTCATCCAGGTCGAGGCCATGCTGGCCAGCCTGGGCATGACCATCTTCAAGGCCCCGGTGCAGTTCAAGGACGAGCTTCAAAAGGCCTTGAGTGTGAGCAAGAAGCTCCGCGCATGGGCGGAGAGGGAGAGCGCATGA
- a CDS encoding D-Ala-D-Ala carboxypeptidase family metallohydrolase, whose product MKRVQLSPDFYLDEFTRSETAARNGIVVEIPLSSKLFFNVQRLAVTLLQPMRDALGLTTILSGYRPPDLNRLVRGSFMSRHMDALAADLDVAGASPLEVCRWYEQSGLPFDQVIHEFGCWTHVGAALEGAEPRRELLTAWTDPKNGRTRYTPGIHDIKELLA is encoded by the coding sequence ATGAAACGCGTACAACTCTCCCCCGACTTCTACCTCGACGAATTTACCAGGTCTGAAACCGCAGCCCGCAACGGGATAGTGGTCGAGATCCCGCTCAGCTCAAAGCTGTTCTTCAATGTGCAGCGACTCGCCGTGACGCTCCTGCAGCCCATGCGCGACGCCCTGGGCCTGACCACGATCCTGTCCGGTTACCGCCCGCCGGACCTGAACAGGCTTGTCCGTGGATCATTCATGTCCAGGCACATGGACGCCTTGGCGGCAGACCTGGACGTGGCCGGGGCCTCGCCGCTTGAGGTCTGCCGCTGGTACGAGCAGAGCGGCCTGCCGTTTGACCAGGTCATTCACGAGTTCGGATGCTGGACACACGTGGGCGCGGCCCTGGAGGGCGCTGAGCCCAGGCGCGAGCTGCTCACCGCCTGGACTGACCCCAAGAACGGCCGCACCCGCTACACGCCCGGCATCCACGACATCAAGGAGCTGCTGGCATGA
- a CDS encoding TraR/DksA C4-type zinc finger protein, with product MDEADLSQRAEELFLAEALARRAGSESLGPVIIAGVPCCRECEQPIPSARLAAVPGVGLCVECQRLLERS from the coding sequence ATGGACGAAGCCGACCTGTCCCAGCGGGCCGAGGAGCTGTTTCTGGCCGAGGCCCTGGCCCGCCGGGCAGGGTCTGAGTCTCTTGGCCCTGTGATCATTGCGGGTGTGCCCTGCTGTCGTGAGTGCGAGCAGCCCATCCCTTCCGCGCGCCTGGCCGCAGTGCCTGGTGTCGGGCTGTGTGTGGAATGCCAACGACTTCTTGAAAGGAGCTGA
- a CDS encoding DUF2730 family protein, whose product MDLLLKWWPLIWAGLNLVGFWVMWSLSRRFVSTEHCGRCREDFEKRLSRVESDSSHAPRHGDLSKIYERLNAVAGTVADQGGELRAIRRSLDLINQHLLNKGA is encoded by the coding sequence ATGGACCTGCTTCTCAAATGGTGGCCGCTCATCTGGGCCGGGCTCAACCTTGTGGGTTTTTGGGTGATGTGGAGCCTGTCCCGGCGGTTCGTCAGCACTGAGCATTGCGGGCGCTGCCGGGAGGATTTTGAAAAACGGCTTTCCCGCGTTGAGTCCGACAGCAGCCACGCGCCCAGGCACGGGGATTTGAGCAAGATTTATGAGCGGCTCAACGCCGTGGCCGGCACTGTGGCCGACCAGGGCGGCGAGTTGCGCGCCATCAGGCGTTCCCTGGATTTGATCAACCAGCACCTGCTCAACAAGGGAGCATGA